A genomic stretch from Maniola hyperantus chromosome 22, iAphHyp1.2, whole genome shotgun sequence includes:
- the Ndfip gene encoding NEDD4 family-interacting protein 1 gives MSQTRVENLCPTAHLRVILPSSMDSNLPSPFIDINNLHDIPPPQADFSAPPPYDVAANSKLPTYEEVQREKQMEGEGQLQMPPPNHPTIAAFVTVEPTEGTAEQLDPENSLLGTDIMFLTSFFVAFLFNWIGFLLLMCFCHTVASRYGALAGFGLSLAKWTLIVKHSTELASHENSWLWWLIMAFGILICVRAVIQYLNIKRGWRLLSGTAQERLLFFY, from the exons ATG aGCCAGACTCGGGTTGAGAATTTGTGCCCTACGGCGCATCTAAGGGTGATTCTGCCTTCCTCAATGGATAGCAACTTGCCTTCGCCTTTTATTGACATAA ACAACCTCCACGACATCCCACCACCCCAAGCAGACTTCTCGGCGCCGCCGCCATATGATGTGGCAGCCAACTCTAAGCTCCCTACATATGAGGAGGTGCAGCGGGAGAAGCAGATGGAAGGGGAGGGACAGCTGCAG ATGCCACCACCAAACCATCCAACGATCGCGGCATTTGTCACCGTGGAGCCAACGGAGGGTACGGCAGAGCAGCTTGACCCTGAGAACAGTTTGCTCGGCACAGACATCATGTTCCTTACATCATTTTTTG TGGCATTCCTGTTCAACTGGATCGGGTTCCTGCTGTTGATGTGCTTCTGCCACACGGTCGCCAGTCGCTACGGCGCGCTGGCCGGCTTCGGCCTGTCGCTGGCCAAGTGGACGCTCATCGTTAAGCATTCCACCGAGCTCGCTTCGCATGAGAACTCGTGGCTGTGGTGGCTCATCATGGCGTTTG gtattCTAATCTGCGTGCGCGCAGTTATCCAGTACCTAAACATCAAGCGCGGCTGGCGTCTGCTCTCCGGCACTGCTCAGGAAAGACTACTGTTTTTCTACTGA